From Corticium candelabrum chromosome 9, ooCorCand1.1, whole genome shotgun sequence:
GAATGTAGTGTCAGTAAAGCAGGAAGACTCTTACCTGCACGTGTTACAATAATCAGAGGGTAAAGTCTGCAATTGTTATTGCCCTTTACAAATGGGTTGGTTAATCATAAATGCAGTTCGCTTTGTTACTCCACAGATGTAGTGGACAAGTAAACTTTGAAAGTTAAGGCATGTTTTGGAGGTGCAAACAATTAACATACAGAAAGAATAAAGAAAATATGAAATGCTtggttgtggtgtgtttgtgacTATGTACGTGTCTTGTTGACAAATTATGTCATGACTCAACTAGTGTTTTTGTTTCATGTTCTGGACATATGTTTCTTGTTTATGCTTTAAGTATCTTTATTAAATTGCTAACGTTGAAAGTGGTGTTTACGTGTTACAGTGATGGTTCATTAGAAGGAGTTTCCTTTATTGATGATTATATTGCCCGTTCAGAACAGGTACATTTGGTATATGATATTATGTAGAAACCAAGACTGTAGTTTTTATTATGTGGCTAGAATGTGGAATTTTTGGCTCAGTTTTGTGGGGTGAAACCTGGAGACCTTGAGCCAGCTGTTTCAAGCAAACCTTTAACTTTATTGAAAGCTGTCTACCTTAAGCTACGGTGTTTACGAGACTTGGGTGTGAAGTTTATTGGCTATGGGTTGCGCAGTGATTTTCACTTATTAAACTTTCAGGTGAACAAGTGAGAAGCAAGTTGATTGTATCAAGACGAACTCTTTCTATCTTAGGCATCTGCACATTCTCTGCTGGATATCTCAGAGCTGTTTCATCTCTCCGGAGAGATAAATGCTCCACTTCGATTCATGGCTTGGTATTTTCTTGGTTAGTGGATGAcgttttgttcttgtttatatttgcattaattaagttctGTCTATGTGTAGGAATTCACGTGCAGACAACTGGACGGAATAGTACTGAAGATGCCCAGACAGCACTTAAGCTCTACCGGAAGTACAGGGAGCTCAATGATGATCCGACAGTCAATTTTACTGCGGCTGTGCAAAGACTATATAAAGCTGGCAGACAAAATGATTGGGTTGTTCCAGCGTAATGAAGACTCAAGCAACAGTGACCATTGATAAACAGTAAGTTATGATGAGATGCAAACAGTGAGTGGAGATTATAAAAGATGGCAGAGATTGCTTTCATAACCAATGTGAGCTGGCAGACGTATAAATGGTATAATTTGAGCTACATTCCGTTTAGAAATACTCTCACTACTACAAGCACTCAAATCCATACTGAAGTTGTAGAGTTCTTATTGGATTCAAACACAACATTGACTATTAGAAGTAGTtcaattttgttgttgtgtgtgtatttctgtcaGTCTTGAGGCTTCTTCATAACACTGACTTGCACACAGCCTGGCCCTGCTATGTTGATTACTGGTTTTTTATTGACGAGATAGTCAGCTGAGTTATATGATACTTTTAGTGTGAAGTTACCCGTTCTTCTCTCTCTTCGTGAATGAGCAGTGTCTGCATTCAGATCTTCATAGTTTTTCAGTTCAAGCTCACTCTGCTCATCAAATGGATTGGAACAATATTGCAGATGTGGACGTATTCCTGTTATTGACAGGATGCCTTGATCTCTTTCATGAAGGCAAATAGCCTCAATTTTGCCGGATGAATTATCATCAGCATCATACTCTGGAAGCTCAATTATGATATGTAGTCCGTCATCTTTTTCTATTATGTCATGCTAAATCACAAAAAGCATATTGTGGAGAAGTGACACCACATCAGATGAAATGTTAAGAGTGTATCATGGTATGGATATGGTGTAGTTGCAGTACATGTAGGGGTGGACATTTAAGTATGTAAATCTTCAGATATCAGCAGAGAAATGTCCCTAAAACAGAGTTGATATGTTTACATTTGACTGTTTTCTAAAGTGTCTAGACAAGacaaattattgaaaaatttGCAGATATATCAAGATTTTGGCTTCTTGCCTAGCATAGCACATAAGTTGAGTGAAAATAATGACTTTGAAGACATGTGGTTGCTGCTATATGTGTTGTGCTTTCCTTTGTGACTAAATTTATTAGAAGTATTTTAGAATACAAGATGCTTTGTTGCAACCCTAGCTTTGAATCTTTTACAGCAGTTCGAGTGGGGCAGAAACCTTTGCTATAACCATAACTTTCTAATTTAGTGCGGTATAATAGGCACTGAAATTACATGATAGGCCATGTGTAACATGAACAGACTGTCAGTGTAGCAGAAACGCGTGTGGCAGTGACATTCTTGTAGCCATTCTCAGATCAAAGCAGTGTGAAATCATGCCAGTGAGAAGAGTTAGGACTTAGACTTGTGGAATGATCTTGTTCTTGTAGACCTAAGTCTAAGCATTGCTtgcttgcttaattaatttacaatcTAGTAGATGGTGGATTGATCCTGGCTCAAGTCTAACTAGTTTTGCAAGAAGATGTATCTAAGAGATATGCACGTCTAGTGTAAAGCTACAAAGCCTATGGTGATGGCTACTGCCCTATAGAAAATTTGGTGACTCGCATACAAAACGCATACGATGATTATGCTCTTTTGATTCATTTTGTGAACAAttaattgtctgtgtgtgcatacttACCTGTGGGACAAATTGAACCATGTGTTGTGGCTCTTTGTAGTCTTCATGGCTGATTGCTGATAATTGTGGGGCAAGATCTAGTTTCTCTCCTTTAACTACTAGTTTGAAGAGGTTGAGGTAAGCAGACAGTTGTGAGTCTTGAACTTTGAGCTTCTGTTCCCAAACAGATGCATCTGTTGATAAATTTGCATAGGATGGTTGTTCCTTGTGAGATATTTTGGGGTTGACGAGTTGTGCTACCTTTGCTGGAGTTGCATCAAACTGCAATTTCATTGCTGTAGGATTTAGCAGGTACTGGAAACACAGCCATTAGATTCTAAATTAGTAGGTTTATCTTTTACATTGTGCGTCATACATAGTCTTACCTTCTTGAGACACTCGAATAGTGTATCAATCAAATTGTCCATTGTCAATTTTGGAACACCCTCGGTACCACCTTTGTTGAGTAGGTCTTGCAACACATTTAGGGTTTGTACATTGAATGCCTGTCCTGCTTGTGATTCAGCATTGCCAATGAGGAAATGTTTTGGCCCATCCTTATGAGAAATACAAGGAGTGAACGTCTTGTTCCTGTCTTGGGTCTTGGGTTTTGGGTGAACTTCCAGTGCTCTTCTGTGTTTGACTGTGGCAGTATCATTAGGATGCGTGTTGACAACGTGTACCTGAATAATGccaattaattatcaatttaTATGTAATGCATACTAAGGTTTATGTGTCTGTAGAATGTATTCTTTGTGGTTCACGATATATGGTTGGGATATGATGTCACAGTTGGAATAGTTTATGATTTGTAATGTAAGAATTTCCTGTTTAGATTTGATCGACTATTTTAAGTTGTAAGTATTtgtatctatttgtttgtttagttaggTCTATCTTCTCTTTAATGTCTTGTAGAAACATGTGCCTGAGCACAAACGTTCGAAATCACAACTTATATTGTAACTTGTGCTGAGGTTAGTATGGAATGGGCATATAGTCAGCTCATTACTAACAGTGACTGAAACTAACCTGCCATTTTTCCAGTAAATCACGTtcagtggaaacactgttgAAATTATgaacaacatacagacatttTGTTCCTGCACCCCTCTTGTTGTAGACTTCAAGCTCATTACTTAAGAATTTGATGAGTTCTTGATCAGACCATCTAATGCATTAAGAAACTGATTGCAACACGAATTTACTTACATCAGACACAGTGATGAAGTTACTAACGTTAGTTCTGTTGTAACCAGCACTATGTCAGTGCTAAGAGCTACAACAACGTCTTTGATCAGCTTGTCTCTTGCTAACATCTGCCCTTTCAGTTTAGGATCACTGACGTCTAAACAATTTAAGAGATAAAACTGAGACTGGAAAGTCTAGTCAGCAAGCAAATGCAGCATAACTTTAACAGCCGTTGTTTACAAACTGTTCTCACCTAGTGCTGGTCCGTCAATGCCTGCTGTGTCTATGAAGACGTGATTATGTAAGACACTTTTCTCTGTTTTGGGAGGCAGCAGAAAGTTGAGAGCTAACGTGGCATCCTTTGGTCGGAATCCGGATGGTAAAGATGTGCCCGCCAATTGATTCATAACGAATGTTTTTCCCTTGCCGTAATGTCCAATGAAACTAACTACTCTGTTTCGATCTTGCAGCAGGGAATCCATGTGATGTTTTATCTCCTTCATCGTCTCTTCTTCGAGCTGTTGTTCTTCTACTTGATGTTGAGGTTTGTCTACTTGATCCGCTACGATTGATGCTACTGCAGCTGCCTTGGGTTTCTGCTTTTGTCGACAGTCAAGCTGTGGCAGGTAATTCATAAGAATGGGTTTAAAACGTTGGTTGAGATAGCAATGCCATTGCATTGTGGGTTCTTCTTCTGGTAGAATGACAAGTTGAGGAATATCTATTATCATATCGTACTGCCTTCCCGTCCATGACTTAATGTCTGCTTCCACTTGCGCTTGACTCATGGCGAACAAAATTTGATCGACAACGCGTGATCGATCTAGAGATATAGTCACATGAGATCACGCGCTACGTgcgttgtgcatgcatgactgCAGTGTAACAACTTGATCAGCTGCATTGAGATTCGTGGACGTGGTATACGTAAGTTTGTGAGCTTCTCTAGACTAGCTTGAAGATATTGAGTCTATACGTAATGGGTCAGTGAGGGTGTAGTTACATAGCTCTCTAGCTAAGCACATGGAGTTTATGCAAGAAATGAACTGTGCTTAATTAATCCTCTAATCAACCTTAATTTCTAGGCAGACTTGAAAAATGGGAAACAGGCATTCGATTGGTGAGGAATTCGAGGATTACGATATTGTAATTGATATCCAATCATTAAAAGATGCTGGACATGGTTGGCCCATCATGGTATCACCCTCAGCATTAATGGCGGTCAAGGAGAAGCTCAAGCAACATACAGATGAACGTGCGCGTGCAATAGGAGGTGAAGACAAAAATGGTGTGTTTTAGGTTATGGATGATACGTGCCACGTGTAGCGCGTTGTTGTAGTTatagtgattaattaattaactataaatTATATACGCTGTTTTTTATTAGATACACAGCCATGTAGCCGCCGAGAAATTGTGGTCAGTTCTGTTGGATACTTCAACAAGGGCAAGACTTTTGTAATCAACAAGACAGCATCATTAAACCTTCCTTCTGCGAGAGAGCTACATACTCGAGGGCTCAGCTTTGTACTTCCACGTGATGAAAGACAAAATTGGATTTTCTTGGACACAGCTGGGACGAATTCTCCAGTTCTCGGTAAGTAACAAGTAATAGTTAAGACATTAATGATTTTGATTGAATTGAGAGTGTATACATTTGTGGCTATGGCCATGGGCTCATACAGTAAATCTAAATTGAATGTTGGGAGATTACTAGCTAATTTTAACTGTTGCAGATGCCTCAGACTATGAGATGATTGATAAACGCTCCACTGAGCTATTTCTTCAGAAGCTGGTTGTCACACTCAGTGATGTTCTCATAGTTGTGGTAAACGAGTTGACGTAGGTTATAATCAATTCACCTCTGTATAGGGTCAATGCAGTAGAGACCTTTTATCTGCGTAGATGGTCCGACCAAGAACTTATACATGCTCTTCAAGACTCTGTCAAGGGCACCAAAAGAAAGATAATTGTTGTACACAATTTTAGAGGAGTTAAAGACCGTACAGTTCTTATAGATTTATGGAAGGTCAGTCTCTGGTACATATTTCAACTGTTATTCTTATTTGTAAACCTGAAGcgatgttgttgtttgtaataaAATATTAGCAATATATTCGTTTA
This genomic window contains:
- the LOC134185083 gene encoding heat shock protein DDB_G0283913-like codes for the protein MSQAQVEADIKSWTGRQYDMIIDIPQLVILPEEEPTMQWHCYLNQRFKPILMNYLPQLDCRQKQKPKAAAVASIVADQVDKPQHQVEEQQLEEETMKEIKHHMDSLLQDRNRVVSFIGHYGKGKTFVMNQLAGTSLPSGFRPKDATLALNFLLPPKTEKSVLHNHVFIDTAGIDGPALDVSDPKLKGQMLARDKLIKDVVVALSTDIVLVTTELTWSDQELIKFLSNELEVYNKRGAGTKCLYVVHNFNSVSTERDLLEKWQVHVVNTHPNDTATVKHRRALEVHPKPKTQDRNKTFTPCISHKDGPKHFLIGNAESQAGQAFNVQTLNVLQDLLNKGGTEGVPKLTMDNLIDTLFECLKKYLLNPTAMKLQFDATPAKVAQLVNPKISHKEQPSYANLSTDASVWEQKLKVQDSQLSAYLNLFKLVVKGEKLDLAPQLSAISHEDYKEPQHMVQFVPQHDIIEKDDGLHIIIELPEYDADDNSSGKIEAICLHERDQGILSITGIRPHLQYCSNPFDEQSELELKNYEDLNADTAHSRRERRTGNFTLKVSYNSADYLVNKKPVINIAGPGCVQVSVMKKPQD